A section of the Petrimonas sulfuriphila genome encodes:
- a CDS encoding response regulator has product MKKIICIFFLIFPVTGYAIDFDIKALTNKDGLSNSSINVVFQDSNQLMWFGTWDGLNLYNGREFQVYKPSPGNIQSISNNIVRDIIEEKRDYLWIATDIGINRFNVREKVFERFFVDSLSRREITNEHSYLIARNSQGKIIVSIYQRGLYYFDFEKKHFEPLNLNKKLNIKKIIFDRDDNLWILTKEKNLLTATLQTQDGHLIVHDTNLFLSRDIENFFPLKSGDLFIQTSDYKIYTYGKYQDKLKPLPFHGEIGKINDIEFNEKSIYLGTNKGLYLYDFNTGIVPIIENTPVLNVGRGTQNIIWVGTDMKGIFKIVPSGEKFRACLSENIPNFGNSAVRTFFEDESGTLWVGTKGSGIYNFTRDPTIKALTLSNRFNMESGLLSNSVYKIAKGFKNEYWIGTDGSGINYYDKKTKNIRSLNMPDNLTLSSVYAILPDDDDILWVGTSGYGMYKLKIDLSTTPYRVADYKQFIFNEEKSSLSNNIVYSIIKEDSAHLWIGTRGGGINRFNIIDETFQIFKFSGESYGSNDVLCMHKDNKGSLWVGTSMGLIKLTWRNREQPAVINFNEKNGMPNNTIHGILEDKNNNLWVSTNHGLAKLIPDETKEDSYRIISYFANDGLQDNEFSDGSYYSSPYSSLFYFGGISGFNEFNPLEIIQNEYMPELWLDAFHVDNTETDLSDYLVQKEGLKVLTLSHQHKSFSFRFVPIDYIAPSKCEIAYMLEGFHDAWVNLGTSNAVVFTNLPRGKYVLKVKTSNANKVWSKTLYSLPIEMTPPWWKSNPAYFLYFVFFLGLLAIIRKMILYRIRLTNDIRMKELETQKTEEIHQGKLRFFTNIAHEFSNSLTLIYGPCDKLLKEKETDRYTKKYLQVIKSNSERMQNLIEQLVEFRKAETGHLKLKIETVDISELIKYVIDNFIEILEQKKIDYTTTFIPDENIIWRTDRNNLEKIIFNLLSNAVKYTSEEEHIEINVRTEDEILSISIKNTGIGIKPEYYDILFDRFEVLNRLEKQMTIGDYPRHGIGLALCKSIVNILKGDISIESDGETYTLFEIRIPNLELTSVQPEPAYNKPDLSRLKSITSSEINRSEEKNKLPEQDYISNDGSVLIVEDDQDIRSMIKDLLSPSYNIIEASNGMEALQAVNRQHPILVISDIIMPKMNGVEFVKIMKTQEMTSHIPIILLSSKSSIESQIEGFEVGADAYINKPFNFRHLEVIVKSLLHKKNILEKYSNSPYSALEQYEGSLIHKEDKDIILNISKVIYDNIDNEELTIDFIANETAISKIQLYRKIKEITKKTPTEFIRSIRLTHAGKLLKTTNRTVQEVMYASGFNNKAYFYREFFKKYNTTPKDFRASRSDPKN; this is encoded by the coding sequence ATGAAAAAAATTATTTGCATATTTTTTCTTATTTTTCCGGTAACGGGGTATGCAATTGATTTTGACATTAAGGCTCTGACAAACAAGGATGGTTTGTCGAACAGTTCCATTAATGTTGTTTTTCAGGATTCGAATCAACTGATGTGGTTTGGAACCTGGGATGGGCTTAATTTGTATAATGGGAGGGAGTTTCAAGTTTATAAACCTTCTCCGGGTAATATTCAAAGTATAAGCAACAACATTGTCCGGGATATTATTGAGGAAAAAAGAGATTATTTGTGGATTGCCACAGACATTGGTATAAACAGGTTTAATGTCAGGGAAAAAGTTTTTGAGCGTTTTTTTGTCGACTCCCTAAGTCGTCGGGAAATAACGAATGAACACTCCTATTTAATCGCCCGCAATTCTCAGGGAAAAATCATTGTATCCATTTATCAACGAGGACTATACTATTTTGATTTTGAAAAAAAACATTTTGAGCCACTGAATCTCAACAAAAAGCTGAACATAAAAAAGATTATTTTCGACCGAGATGATAATCTATGGATATTAACTAAAGAAAAAAATCTGCTCACCGCCACGTTGCAAACCCAGGATGGCCATTTAATTGTACATGATACCAATCTATTTCTTTCAAGAGATATTGAGAATTTCTTTCCTCTCAAATCGGGTGATCTGTTTATACAAACATCCGATTATAAAATATATACATACGGTAAGTACCAGGATAAACTTAAGCCACTTCCTTTCCATGGCGAAATTGGCAAGATCAACGACATTGAATTTAATGAAAAATCAATTTATTTAGGCACAAACAAAGGATTGTACCTGTACGATTTTAACACCGGTATTGTTCCGATAATCGAAAATACTCCCGTATTGAATGTGGGCAGAGGCACTCAAAATATTATATGGGTAGGCACAGATATGAAAGGAATATTTAAGATTGTTCCTTCCGGGGAAAAATTCAGAGCCTGTTTATCGGAAAACATCCCCAATTTTGGCAATTCTGCCGTAAGAACTTTTTTTGAGGACGAAAGCGGGACGCTCTGGGTGGGCACCAAGGGATCGGGCATCTACAACTTTACAAGGGATCCGACAATCAAAGCATTAACACTCAGCAACAGATTCAACATGGAAAGTGGGTTATTGAGCAACTCTGTTTATAAGATAGCCAAAGGTTTCAAGAATGAGTATTGGATCGGAACGGACGGGAGCGGGATCAATTATTATGATAAGAAAACGAAGAATATTCGCAGCCTGAATATGCCCGATAACCTAACCCTCTCATCCGTCTATGCCATTTTACCGGACGATGACGATATCTTATGGGTGGGAACAAGCGGTTACGGCATGTACAAATTGAAAATCGATCTCTCAACGACTCCTTATCGGGTTGCCGATTACAAACAATTTATTTTCAATGAAGAGAAATCTTCCCTGAGCAATAACATTGTATATTCAATCATAAAAGAAGACAGTGCTCACTTATGGATAGGTACACGAGGAGGGGGAATAAACCGATTCAACATCATTGACGAAACCTTCCAAATATTCAAATTTTCCGGGGAGAGCTATGGTAGCAACGATGTGTTATGTATGCATAAAGATAACAAAGGAAGTTTATGGGTCGGTACAAGCATGGGGCTTATCAAGCTGACATGGAGAAACAGAGAACAGCCTGCAGTCATTAACTTTAATGAGAAAAACGGGATGCCTAACAATACCATTCACGGTATTTTAGAAGACAAAAACAATAATTTGTGGGTAAGCACCAATCATGGGCTGGCAAAACTTATTCCGGACGAAACGAAAGAGGACTCCTACCGCATTATTTCATACTTTGCAAACGACGGACTACAAGACAATGAGTTCTCGGACGGGTCATATTACTCAAGTCCTTATTCTTCTCTCTTTTACTTTGGGGGTATCAGCGGATTCAATGAATTCAACCCTCTCGAAATTATTCAAAATGAATACATGCCCGAACTCTGGTTGGACGCATTTCATGTTGATAATACAGAAACAGATTTGTCCGATTATTTAGTACAAAAAGAAGGCCTTAAAGTTCTTACTTTATCACACCAACACAAATCTTTCAGCTTCCGCTTCGTCCCCATTGATTACATTGCTCCATCCAAATGTGAAATAGCCTATATGCTGGAAGGGTTCCACGATGCCTGGGTTAACTTAGGGACATCGAATGCGGTAGTGTTCACTAATTTGCCAAGAGGGAAGTATGTACTTAAAGTCAAAACAAGCAATGCAAATAAGGTATGGAGCAAAACGCTCTACAGCTTACCCATCGAAATGACACCCCCCTGGTGGAAAAGCAATCCGGCATATTTCCTTTATTTTGTTTTTTTCTTAGGTCTCCTGGCAATTATAAGGAAAATGATATTGTATCGCATAAGGCTTACCAACGATATACGAATGAAAGAGCTGGAAACACAAAAAACAGAAGAAATCCACCAGGGAAAACTCCGTTTTTTCACCAATATAGCACACGAATTTTCCAATTCTTTGACACTTATCTATGGCCCTTGTGATAAATTGTTGAAGGAAAAAGAAACCGACAGGTATACTAAAAAATACCTACAGGTAATAAAATCAAATTCGGAAAGGATGCAGAATCTGATAGAACAGCTCGTGGAATTCAGAAAAGCCGAAACCGGACATTTAAAATTGAAAATTGAAACGGTGGATATTTCCGAGTTGATTAAATATGTAATTGACAACTTTATCGAAATATTGGAGCAAAAAAAGATCGATTACACAACCACTTTCATACCCGACGAAAACATAATTTGGAGAACCGACAGAAACAATCTCGAAAAAATCATCTTCAATTTGCTATCAAATGCCGTAAAATACACATCGGAAGAAGAACATATTGAAATCAACGTTAGAACGGAAGATGAAATATTATCCATCTCAATCAAAAATACCGGTATCGGAATAAAACCAGAATACTATGACATTTTATTCGACCGGTTTGAAGTGCTTAACCGCCTTGAAAAACAAATGACTATCGGCGACTATCCCCGGCATGGGATTGGATTGGCATTATGTAAAAGCATCGTAAATATTCTAAAAGGAGACATCAGCATTGAAAGCGACGGGGAAACCTATACATTGTTTGAAATTCGTATCCCAAACTTAGAGTTAACATCCGTACAACCTGAGCCGGCATATAACAAACCTGATTTATCACGGTTAAAATCAATTACATCAAGTGAAATCAATCGATCAGAAGAAAAAAATAAATTACCGGAACAGGATTATATCTCAAACGACGGATCTGTTTTGATAGTTGAAGATGATCAAGACATCCGTTCAATGATAAAAGATCTTTTAAGCCCAAGTTACAATATAATAGAAGCTTCCAATGGAATGGAAGCATTACAGGCTGTAAACAGACAACACCCAATATTGGTTATCAGCGACATTATCATGCCAAAAATGAATGGGGTTGAGTTTGTGAAAATAATGAAGACGCAGGAAATGACCAGCCACATTCCCATCATACTTTTATCTTCAAAAAGCTCCATCGAAAGCCAGATTGAGGGATTTGAAGTGGGTGCCGATGCTTATATAAACAAGCCTTTCAATTTTCGCCATTTAGAAGTAATCGTAAAAAGCCTGCTTCACAAAAAAAACATATTGGAGAAGTACAGTAATTCTCCCTACTCCGCTCTTGAACAATATGAGGGCTCTCTGATCCACAAAGAAGACAAAGATATAATCCTGAATATCTCAAAAGTTATCTACGATAATATCGACAACGAAGAACTCACGATAGATTTCATTGCAAATGAAACGGCAATCAGCAAGATACAACTTTACCGTAAAATAAAGGAGATCACCAAAAAAACACCTACCGAATTTATTCGTTCCATCAGGCTTACGCATGCGGGAAAGCTTCTGAAAACCACTAACAGGACCGTTCAAGAGGTTATGTATGCATCCGGTTTCAACAATAAGGCCTATTTTTACAGGGAATTTTTTAAAAAATACAATACAACCCCCAAAGATTTCAGGGCATCAAGAAGCGATCCGAAAAATTGA
- a CDS encoding glycoside hydrolase family 130 protein — MDIAKRFNENPLLRPSDLEPGIAGMEITCLLNPGVFRINGKTALLLRVAERPKQVEGKISFPVYNDNGKIEIVVFDKKDPRLDASDPRVIRYKGKDYLTTLSYLRIVVSDDDVHFREDPDYPPLFGEGALESFGIEDCRVATLDDGFFLTYTMVSPVAVGVGLIVTNDFKTYDRKGMIFPPHNKDCAIFEEKINGKYYALHRPSSPELGGNYIWLAESPDRLHWGNHKCIAVTRRNSWDSARVGAGGPPIKTPEGWLEIYHGANADHRYCLGALLLDLNDPSKVLARSVEPIMEPVAEYEKNGFFGNVVFTNGHYVENDTVKIFYGASDEVICGAKLSIQEILNSLK; from the coding sequence ATGGATATTGCAAAACGCTTCAATGAAAATCCATTGTTACGACCTTCGGACTTAGAGCCGGGAATAGCAGGAATGGAAATAACCTGTTTGCTCAATCCCGGAGTATTCCGGATAAATGGCAAAACCGCTCTTTTATTACGCGTGGCGGAACGGCCGAAACAGGTGGAAGGGAAGATCAGCTTTCCCGTTTACAATGACAACGGTAAAATAGAGATCGTTGTTTTCGATAAGAAAGATCCCCGGTTGGATGCCTCCGACCCGCGGGTGATACGGTACAAGGGGAAGGATTACCTCACCACTTTATCCTATTTGCGTATTGTTGTCAGTGATGACGACGTGCATTTCCGTGAAGATCCCGATTATCCGCCCCTGTTTGGTGAGGGTGCACTGGAGTCATTCGGTATTGAAGATTGTCGCGTGGCGACACTGGATGATGGCTTTTTTCTTACCTATACAATGGTATCACCCGTGGCAGTAGGCGTTGGGCTGATTGTCACAAATGATTTTAAAACTTATGATCGTAAGGGGATGATATTTCCTCCGCACAATAAAGATTGCGCTATTTTTGAAGAGAAGATAAACGGAAAGTATTATGCCCTGCATCGTCCGAGTAGTCCCGAACTGGGAGGAAATTACATCTGGTTAGCCGAATCTCCCGACAGGCTTCATTGGGGGAATCACAAATGCATTGCCGTTACCCGTCGGAACAGCTGGGACTCGGCGCGTGTGGGAGCCGGAGGTCCACCTATTAAAACGCCGGAAGGATGGCTCGAAATATACCACGGTGCAAATGCCGATCACCGGTATTGTTTGGGTGCGTTACTGCTGGACTTGAACGACCCGTCGAAAGTGCTGGCAAGGAGTGTGGAGCCGATTATGGAACCCGTTGCCGAATATGAAAAAAACGGATTCTTCGGTAACGTTGTCTTCACGAACGGACATTATGTGGAAAACGATACCGTTAAAATATTCTATGGTGCGAGTGACGAGGTTATTTGCGGAGCAAAGTTATCCATTCAGGAAATATTGAACTCATTAAAATAG
- a CDS encoding MFS transporter, with amino-acid sequence MSKSILGEYRFFRSQPLNIRTLLVTNMLYAFILPIIEIFVGAYIMRNTGSPAYVAIYQLCMYFGVLVTSVLNGLMLKRFKASLLYVFGILLSATALMAMMFVNSIGIVELGLSGFVLGASTGFFWTNRYLLTLNSTNDENRNYFFGLESFFFSLWSITVPLIVGAFLVSVDGFVFLGRVLDVNNGYQFITAFSLLVAMAAGFVLSKGHFDNPVQKRFFYTRFHVLWQKLLTLAGLKGMVQGFLVTAPAILVMRLVGNEGSLGLIQGVGGLLTAILVYTLGRIAKPKHRMAIFGLGLFVFFLGTLFNAVLFSAVGVIVFVLCKVLFQPLHDLAYFPTMMKTIDAVKAIENRNEYAYILSHEIGLFIGRAFGMGLFISLAYWISEDFALKYALVIVGGIQLLSLPLAKNIIHDIDTKYKELT; translated from the coding sequence ATGTCGAAAAGCATATTGGGAGAATACAGGTTTTTCCGTTCTCAACCCTTGAACATAAGAACACTGCTGGTCACAAACATGTTGTATGCGTTTATATTGCCCATCATCGAGATTTTCGTGGGGGCGTATATCATGCGTAACACGGGTAGCCCGGCTTACGTGGCAATTTATCAGCTATGTATGTACTTTGGGGTGTTGGTTACATCGGTTCTCAACGGATTAATGCTTAAAAGGTTTAAGGCTTCGCTGCTTTACGTCTTCGGTATTTTGTTGTCGGCAACTGCATTAATGGCCATGATGTTCGTGAATTCCATCGGAATCGTAGAGCTGGGGCTGTCCGGATTTGTTCTGGGCGCGTCTACCGGATTTTTCTGGACCAACCGTTACCTGCTCACGCTAAATTCAACAAATGATGAAAACCGAAACTACTTTTTCGGGCTGGAGTCGTTCTTTTTCTCGTTATGGAGTATTACCGTCCCGTTAATTGTAGGGGCTTTTCTGGTTTCGGTAGACGGGTTTGTTTTTCTTGGGAGGGTGCTGGATGTGAATAACGGTTATCAATTTATTACCGCGTTCAGTTTACTGGTCGCGATGGCTGCCGGATTTGTTTTATCGAAAGGACACTTCGACAACCCGGTGCAAAAAAGGTTTTTTTATACCCGTTTTCATGTGCTTTGGCAAAAACTTTTGACTCTTGCCGGGCTCAAAGGGATGGTGCAGGGCTTTTTGGTGACAGCGCCGGCCATATTGGTCATGCGTCTTGTCGGTAATGAAGGGTCTTTGGGATTGATACAAGGTGTGGGAGGATTGCTTACGGCAATCCTGGTTTACACATTAGGGCGGATTGCCAAACCCAAACACCGGATGGCAATCTTTGGACTTGGACTGTTTGTCTTTTTTCTGGGCACACTGTTTAACGCCGTTCTTTTTTCTGCCGTTGGCGTCATTGTTTTCGTGTTGTGCAAAGTGTTGTTTCAACCCCTGCACGACTTGGCTTATTTTCCAACCATGATGAAAACCATTGATGCCGTGAAAGCAATTGAGAATAGAAATGAATATGCCTATATACTCAGTCATGAGATAGGATTGTTTATTGGCCGTGCTTTTGGAATGGGGTTGTTTATATCACTGGCTTATTGGATATCGGAAGATTTCGCCTTGAAATACGCGTTGGTGATTGTGGGGGGCATCCAATTATTATCGCTGCCGCTTGCCAAAAATATCATCCACGATATCGATACGAAGTATAAAGAACTTACATAA
- a CDS encoding TonB-dependent receptor has protein sequence MKKTLFFVIGVCAVLGLHAQTTIHVRGSVKDALSNEELIGVTVLVVETGAGTVTDINGTFELAVPVNNTLRISYVGYANQEVVITDQTVLDINLQPETQLMDELVVVGYSAQKKSTLTGAVAPVNVDDMERRRVADVRQALQGQVAGVQVTQSTGAPGDEINIRIRGEGTIGNNNPLYIVDGVPTRELAFINPSDIESMTVLKDASAAAIYGSRASAGVIVITTKSGAAGKTNFDINFYGGIQYASNLPKMLNAQQYMNVVEKAWNNAGYSGTNPYTADKGRSDFANTDWLGELFEPGYTRNIQMTASGGSDKLQYLLSAGYVSQDGIVVYDNDKYKRFNFRTNINANLSEKIKIGTNLQLSYAVQDKLSSKGDAPGIIRHALLRPPVIPVYKSPSDPTYSETNPFTDLPFYLHNNRDAGGWESDKYEWTQNPIALAYFTDDTRSHFKTFGNLFGEISFLPEKELTFRTNAGVDLNFQHEKAFFVNFGDDDGGGSQIDRGLGRQNRPNGLDEYRGEELTFTWNNTLNYNKMFNLHSLNALAGSEFITNYGSGINASRRRYEYDTEKFRYIDFGSTEQDIWNGGSGSEWALMSYFTSLTYVYDMRYMLTANFRADASSRFAEKNRWGYFPSLSVGWKLSEEQFLKKQDWLSDLKLRASIGQLGNQEIANYAYLTLIKKDGDKYLVSRYGNPDLKWETTTQYNVGLDAGIFRNRLYFTADYFHKYTTDILLPISLPSIVGDVQPTIVNAGEVSNRGWEFGITLRNSETAFKYNINANLSTVKNRVEKLHPNLPSLVGSVTRTEPGQPLNAYYGYVFEGVYQNTDEIKTHLHGTTNPTPLPGDIRFKDRNDDGRIDDNDRDFIGDPNPGLLYGLNFSGSYKNFDMAVLFQGVGSVDRYNDSKKIIDYDTRPFNYTTNILNAWDGEGSTNKIPRVSFTDNGSSRISSIFVEDASYFRLKNIEIGYSFTNIRKLGLQNMRIYMSGQNIFTLTGYTGLDPESTDLIDMGTYPQSRSFIFGINLSF, from the coding sequence ATGAAGAAAACATTATTTTTTGTAATAGGGGTTTGTGCTGTTTTAGGATTGCATGCTCAAACGACTATCCATGTCAGGGGTTCTGTCAAGGATGCCCTGTCCAATGAAGAATTGATCGGAGTAACCGTGCTTGTTGTAGAAACAGGAGCAGGTACTGTTACCGACATCAATGGTACCTTTGAACTGGCTGTCCCGGTAAATAATACCCTTAGAATATCCTATGTGGGATATGCTAACCAGGAAGTTGTCATAACCGATCAAACGGTGTTGGATATAAACCTCCAGCCGGAAACTCAACTGATGGATGAGTTGGTCGTCGTTGGTTACTCCGCGCAAAAAAAGTCGACCCTTACCGGGGCGGTGGCACCTGTCAACGTTGACGATATGGAGCGGCGTCGCGTAGCAGATGTGAGGCAGGCGCTTCAAGGACAGGTAGCAGGTGTTCAGGTGACCCAAAGTACCGGCGCCCCCGGAGATGAGATAAACATCCGGATCAGAGGGGAAGGCACCATCGGTAACAACAACCCGCTTTATATTGTGGATGGAGTCCCTACCCGGGAATTGGCTTTTATCAATCCGTCCGATATTGAATCGATGACTGTGTTGAAAGATGCTTCCGCTGCCGCCATTTACGGTTCGAGGGCCTCGGCCGGAGTAATTGTTATTACTACAAAAAGCGGCGCCGCCGGAAAGACGAACTTCGACATTAATTTTTACGGCGGCATACAATACGCTTCCAATCTTCCCAAGATGCTGAATGCCCAGCAATATATGAATGTTGTGGAAAAAGCGTGGAACAATGCCGGTTATTCCGGAACGAATCCCTATACCGCCGATAAGGGAAGAAGTGATTTTGCAAATACCGACTGGTTGGGTGAGCTTTTTGAACCGGGATATACGCGGAATATCCAGATGACGGCAAGTGGAGGCAGTGATAAATTACAGTACTTGCTCTCCGCAGGATATGTTAGCCAAGACGGTATTGTCGTGTATGATAACGATAAATACAAGCGTTTTAATTTCCGTACGAACATCAATGCCAATCTCTCGGAAAAAATAAAGATAGGGACCAACTTGCAACTCTCCTATGCCGTTCAGGATAAGCTTTCGTCGAAAGGCGATGCCCCCGGAATTATCAGGCATGCGCTTTTACGCCCGCCCGTTATTCCGGTGTATAAATCACCCTCCGACCCCACCTATTCGGAGACAAATCCTTTTACCGATTTACCTTTCTATCTCCATAACAACAGAGATGCGGGAGGTTGGGAAAGCGATAAGTACGAATGGACACAAAACCCGATTGCCCTGGCTTACTTCACTGATGATACCCGTTCGCATTTCAAAACATTCGGCAATCTTTTCGGAGAAATCTCTTTCTTGCCCGAAAAAGAGCTGACTTTCAGGACAAATGCAGGTGTTGACTTGAATTTCCAGCATGAAAAGGCTTTCTTTGTTAATTTTGGAGATGACGATGGTGGCGGAAGTCAGATCGATCGCGGATTAGGACGCCAAAACAGACCCAATGGATTAGATGAATACAGGGGGGAAGAGCTGACTTTTACCTGGAACAACACGTTGAATTATAACAAAATGTTCAATCTCCATTCCTTAAATGCTTTGGCCGGAAGTGAATTTATTACCAATTACGGATCGGGAATAAATGCATCAAGAAGAAGATATGAGTATGATACCGAGAAGTTCAGGTATATTGATTTCGGAAGTACCGAGCAGGATATATGGAATGGGGGCAGTGGCTCGGAATGGGCTTTGATGTCTTACTTTACCTCGTTAACTTACGTATATGATATGAGGTATATGCTCACGGCAAATTTCAGGGCAGATGCTTCTTCCCGGTTTGCGGAAAAAAACCGATGGGGATATTTCCCCTCTTTGTCAGTAGGTTGGAAGCTATCCGAAGAGCAATTTCTGAAAAAACAGGACTGGCTTTCCGATTTGAAGCTAAGGGCAAGCATCGGACAGTTGGGAAATCAGGAAATTGCCAACTATGCATATCTCACGTTGATAAAAAAAGATGGAGACAAATATCTTGTTTCAAGATATGGAAATCCCGATTTAAAGTGGGAAACCACCACACAGTATAACGTAGGGCTTGATGCAGGTATCTTTAGAAACAGGTTGTATTTCACTGCCGACTATTTTCATAAGTACACCACGGACATCCTGTTACCTATAAGCCTTCCGAGTATCGTTGGCGATGTACAGCCTACTATCGTTAATGCAGGAGAAGTGAGTAACCGCGGTTGGGAATTTGGTATAACGTTGCGCAATTCTGAAACTGCATTTAAATATAATATCAATGCCAATTTATCTACCGTAAAGAACCGGGTGGAAAAACTGCATCCGAATCTGCCCAGTTTAGTAGGGTCAGTCACAAGAACGGAGCCCGGACAGCCGCTTAATGCCTATTACGGATATGTTTTTGAAGGAGTTTATCAAAATACGGATGAGATCAAAACCCACCTGCATGGTACAACGAACCCGACACCCCTACCCGGAGATATCCGATTTAAAGATCGAAATGACGATGGAAGAATCGACGACAACGACAGGGATTTCATCGGCGATCCTAACCCGGGATTGTTGTACGGATTAAATTTTTCAGGTTCGTATAAAAATTTTGATATGGCCGTACTTTTTCAAGGTGTTGGAAGTGTAGACAGGTATAACGACTCTAAAAAAATAATTGATTACGATACGCGTCCGTTTAATTATACCACAAATATTTTGAACGCATGGGACGGAGAAGGATCAACGAACAAAATTCCCCGCGTGAGTTTTACCGACAATGGAAGTAGCAGGATATCGAGCATATTTGTTGAGGATGCTTCTTATTTCAGGTTGAAAAACATTGAAATCGGATACTCTTTTACAAACATAAGAAAGCTTGGCTTACAGAATATGAGAATCTATATGTCAGGTCAAAATATCTTTACATTGACCGGGTATACGGGACTCGATCCGGAATCTACGGACTTAATTGATATGGGGACCTATCCACAGTCCAGGTCTTTTATTTTTGGAATAAATCTTTCTTTTTAA
- a CDS encoding RagB/SusD family nutrient uptake outer membrane protein yields MMKLYKNLFVLIIGVFLLSGCEGYLSKDPIGLLTPDQVDMQPTTTTVQYAVSSSYQLLSSTLNIIGEWGWNDGTVTRGDFILQDIASDDVQKKWNPDGDQAWMDEFNNFSFIASNGGFNGQWAYNYEGISRVNTAIDYLTDEEMMAKLNFNKTEQNRLLGEVYFLRAFYYFDLVTNFGGVPLLLKPLTSFNEAYEVAVRATADGVWAQIDKDLNDARSLLPDAKYSHQQEKWRVPKGAVIALQAKVALFNERWQDVITFVEELENSGYYNLNDNYFDSFDVNKQFQEQEVIFCYDHESAQTPRKGNGLCALLGWGFVAPEASFIAAFEDNDPRLLYTVDVESRNINKILGTLDGEFKGDDDAPSSRVYIRYADVLLWKAEALLKTGKLQAAIGIINRVRQRARNSMAADGTWPPAGTLPDRDINESNVAVISNWLIHERRVELGFESHRFRDLKRWGIAEEVLGSRGFQGVHYLYPIPQREIDKSGGSIVQNEGY; encoded by the coding sequence ATAATGAAATTATATAAGAATCTGTTTGTGTTGATCATCGGGGTATTTCTTTTGTCAGGATGCGAAGGCTATCTGTCGAAAGACCCGATAGGCCTGTTGACGCCCGACCAGGTTGATATGCAGCCCACGACTACCACTGTACAATATGCTGTAAGCTCCTCCTATCAACTGCTTTCGAGTACGTTGAATATTATCGGGGAATGGGGATGGAATGACGGAACGGTTACCAGAGGCGATTTTATCCTTCAGGATATCGCTTCCGACGATGTGCAGAAAAAATGGAATCCCGATGGAGACCAGGCTTGGATGGATGAGTTCAATAATTTTAGTTTTATTGCCTCAAACGGAGGATTCAATGGGCAGTGGGCATATAATTACGAGGGAATTTCCAGGGTGAATACCGCCATTGACTATTTAACCGATGAGGAAATGATGGCCAAGCTTAATTTCAATAAAACGGAACAGAACAGGCTTTTAGGAGAGGTGTACTTTTTAAGGGCATTTTACTATTTTGATCTGGTGACGAATTTCGGAGGAGTTCCATTGTTGTTGAAGCCATTGACATCCTTTAATGAGGCTTATGAAGTTGCCGTAAGGGCAACCGCCGATGGAGTCTGGGCTCAGATTGATAAAGATTTAAATGATGCCCGGAGTCTGTTGCCCGATGCCAAATATTCCCATCAACAAGAAAAGTGGCGTGTGCCAAAGGGGGCGGTGATAGCCCTTCAGGCGAAAGTGGCGTTATTTAACGAAAGATGGCAGGATGTTATCACGTTTGTAGAGGAACTTGAAAACAGCGGGTATTATAATTTAAACGATAATTACTTCGATAGCTTTGATGTGAATAAGCAATTTCAGGAGCAAGAAGTGATCTTTTGCTATGATCACGAGTCGGCCCAGACTCCAAGAAAAGGAAACGGTCTGTGTGCCCTGCTGGGTTGGGGGTTCGTGGCTCCCGAAGCATCGTTCATCGCTGCTTTTGAGGATAATGATCCACGGCTGCTCTATACGGTAGATGTTGAATCAAGGAACATAAATAAAATTCTGGGAACGCTCGACGGGGAATTTAAAGGTGATGATGATGCGCCAAGCAGCAGAGTTTACATTCGCTATGCCGATGTCCTCTTGTGGAAAGCGGAAGCGTTGTTAAAAACCGGAAAACTACAAGCTGCCATTGGTATTATCAACCGGGTTCGCCAGAGGGCCAGAAATTCGATGGCCGCTGACGGAACTTGGCCTCCAGCCGGGACATTACCCGACAGAGATATCAATGAATCAAATGTAGCTGTTATTTCAAACTGGTTGATTCACGAAAGAAGGGTTGAATTGGGGTTTGAGTCTCACCGTTTTCGGGACCTTAAACGCTGGGGTATTGCGGAAGAGGTATTGGGTTCCCGGGGATTTCAGGGTGTGCATTACCTGTACCCTATTCCTCAAAGGGAGATAGACAAATCCGGAGGAAGTATCGTTCAGAATGAAGGATATTGA